From the genome of Suricata suricatta isolate VVHF042 chromosome 3, meerkat_22Aug2017_6uvM2_HiC, whole genome shotgun sequence, one region includes:
- the RXRG gene encoding retinoic acid receptor RXR-gamma isoform X2 has translation MNYPSTSPGSLVKHICAICGDRSSGKHYGVYSCEGCKGFFKRTIRKDLMYTCRDNKDCLIDKRQRNRCQYCRYQKCLVMGMKREAVQEERQRSRERAESEAECASRGHEDMPVERILEAELAVEPKTESYGDMNMENSTNDPVTNICHAADKQLFTLVEWAKRIPHFSDLTLEDQVILLRAGWNELLIASFSHRSVSVQDGILLATGLHVHRSSAHSAGVGSIFDRVLTELVSKMKDMQMDKSELGCLRAIVLFNPDAKGLSNPSEVETLREKVYATLEAYTKQKYPEQPGRFAKLLLRLPALRSIGLKCLEHLFFFKLIGDTPIDTFLMEMLETPLQIT, from the exons ATGAACTACCCGTCGACCAGCCCCGGGTCTCTGGTTAAACACATCTGTGCCATCTGCGGGGACAGATCCTCAG GAAAGCACTATGGTGTGTACAGTTGTGAAGGTTGCAAAGGGTTCTTCAAGAGAACCATCCGGAAAGACCTCATGTACACCTGCCGTGATAATAAAGACTGTCTCATCGACAAGCGCCAGCGGAACCGCTGTCAGTACTGCCGCTACCAGAAGTGCCTGGTGATGGGCATGAAGAGGGAAG CTGTgcaagaagaaaggcagagaagccGGGAGCGGGCCGAGAGTGAGGCGGAATGTGCCAGCAGAGGCCATGAAGACATGCCTGTGGAGAGGATTCTAGAAGCTGAGCTTGCTGTTGAACCAAAGACGGAGTCCTATGGTGACATGAATATGGAGAACTCG ACAAATGACCCAGTCACAAACATATGCCACGCTGCTGATAAGCAGCTTTTCACTCTTGTTGAATGGGCGAAGCGCATTCCCCACTTCTCTGACCTCACCTTGGAGGACCAGGTCATTCTGCTCCGAGCAG GGTGGAATGAACTGCTGATTGCCTCCTTCTCCCACCGCTCGGTCTCCGTGCAGGACGGCATTCTTCTGGCCACGGGCTTACACGTCCACCGGAGCAGCGCCCACAGCGCTGGGGTTGGCTCCATCTTTGACAG AGTCCTGACTGAGCTGGTCTCCAAGATGAAAGACATGCAGATGGACAAGTCGgagctggggtgcctgcgtgCCATCGTGCTGTTTAACCCAG ATGCCAAGGGTCTGTCCAACCCCTCGGAGGTAGAGACTCTTCGAGAGAAGGTTTATGCCACGCTGGAGGCCTACACGAAGCAGAAGTATCCGGAACAACCTGGCAG GTTCGCCAAGCTGCTGCTGCGCCTCCCAGCCCTGCGCTCCATCGGCCTGAAGTGCTTGGAGCACCTGTTCTTCTTTAAGCTCATTGGGGACACGCCCATCGACACCTTCCTCATGGAGATGTTGGAGACCCCGCTGCAGATCACCTGA